The following are encoded together in the Kutzneria kofuensis genome:
- a CDS encoding sensor histidine kinase has product MTTAVLAGLLCVMTLAVLALLWRLRSALRESGNAIDRATYETLHTAWSAAPPLRAGLVPEAARRSAPHLRALLDTPALALTDGERVLAWDGIGEQHSDQVLEIIAPAFTHGRSHVTRVECDDPECPLHFAVMVPLHVDGRIAGVLIAYAVEAAAGLVRAANEVARWAGGQLELAELDRSKQRLIEAEVRALRAQISPHFIFNSLTAIASYVRTNPERARTLLLDFAEFTRYSFRRHGEYTTLAEELRSIDQYLSLERARFGDRLQVTLQIAPEVLPVAVPFLCMQPLVENAVRHGMEGKVGPGHIAIQAADAGAEAHISIEDDGVGMDPDRLRRTLAGEPDEQTGIALGNIDERLRQVYGDEYGLVVETAVGAGTKIHLRVPKYRPGIHAD; this is encoded by the coding sequence GTGACGACCGCTGTGCTGGCGGGGCTGCTGTGCGTGATGACTCTTGCCGTGCTGGCTTTGCTGTGGCGGCTGCGGAGCGCGCTGCGCGAGTCCGGCAATGCCATCGACCGGGCCACGTACGAGACTCTGCACACGGCCTGGTCCGCCGCGCCGCCGCTGCGGGCCGGGCTGGTGCCCGAGGCCGCCCGCCGGTCCGCGCCGCATCTCCGTGCCCTGCTGGACACGCCGGCGCTGGCCTTGACCGACGGCGAACGGGTTCTGGCCTGGGACGGCATAGGTGAGCAACACTCGGATCAGGTTCTGGAGATCATAGCGCCGGCGTTCACCCACGGCCGTTCCCACGTGACGCGGGTCGAGTGCGACGATCCCGAGTGCCCGCTGCACTTCGCGGTGATGGTTCCGTTGCATGTGGACGGTCGCATCGCCGGCGTGCTCATCGCCTACGCCGTCGAGGCCGCCGCCGGGCTCGTCCGCGCCGCCAACGAAGTCGCCCGGTGGGCCGGCGGACAGCTGGAGTTGGCCGAGCTGGACCGGTCCAAGCAGCGGTTGATCGAGGCCGAGGTGCGGGCGCTGCGGGCGCAGATCTCCCCGCACTTCATCTTCAACTCGCTCACCGCCATCGCCTCGTACGTGCGGACCAACCCCGAGCGGGCCCGCACCCTGCTGCTCGACTTCGCCGAGTTCACCCGCTACTCGTTCCGGCGGCACGGCGAGTACACCACCCTCGCCGAGGAGCTCAGGTCCATCGACCAGTACCTGTCGCTGGAGCGCGCCCGCTTCGGCGACCGGCTCCAGGTCACCCTGCAGATCGCCCCCGAGGTGCTGCCCGTCGCCGTGCCCTTCCTGTGCATGCAGCCGCTGGTGGAGAACGCCGTGCGGCACGGCATGGAGGGCAAGGTCGGGCCCGGCCACATCGCCATCCAGGCCGCCGACGCCGGCGCCGAGGCCCACATCAGCATCGAGGACGACGGCGTCGGCATGGATCCGGACCGGCTGCGCCGCACCCTGGCCGGCGAGCCCGACGAGCAGACCGGCATCGCCCTGGGCAACATCGACGAGCGCCTCCGCCAGGTCTACGGCGACGAGTACGGGCTGGTGGTCGAGACGGCGGTCGGCGCCGGCACCAAGATCCACCTGCGGGTGCCCAAGTACCGCCCCGGCATCCACGCCGACTGA
- a CDS encoding sodium/solute symporter has protein sequence MSSTYSAVFVALVLVAAVLIGGYGLRISRTTSDFFVASRSVSPWWNASAIGGEYLSAASFLGVAGLIFAYGPDMLWYPIGYTVGYLVLLALVAAPLRRSGAYTVPDFAEARLESRRVRRMASVLSVGIGWLYLVPQLQGAGLTLTTVTGAPGWLGALLVATVVAVNVMAGGMRSITFVQAVQYWLKLTALAVPVVFLVLAWRDAGAPSLDGSVPAVFSSDTKVTVQTTVDVEVPSRVSVVVNGTVDGHSVAGSTVSLGPGPHRVSAGAVLDFPAHSVVPQVKGIPTDTNAMWAQPLGGEGHGDPFYVTYSLIIATFLGTMGLPHVVVRFYTNPNGRQARRTTVVVLALLGVFYLLPPAYAALGRLYTPELLLTGQTDAVVLVLPSRLVGGTLGELLGALVAGGAFAAFLSTSSGLTLSVAGVLSQDVLLLRGLRGFRLAAFFAAVVPFGAALLVSGMSLADVVGLAFAVAASSFCPLLLLGIWWRRLTPFGAIAGMAAGGGLALAAGLVTLLIPPRSGLVYDLLSRPAAWSVPLGFAVMIVGSLLTPRSVPASVNRTMVRLHAPEALGLAQEETP, from the coding sequence GTGAGCAGCACCTACTCCGCGGTCTTCGTGGCCCTGGTGCTCGTCGCCGCCGTGCTGATCGGCGGCTACGGCCTGCGGATCTCCCGCACGACCTCGGACTTCTTCGTCGCGTCGCGGAGCGTGTCGCCGTGGTGGAACGCCTCGGCGATCGGCGGCGAGTACCTGTCGGCGGCGTCGTTCCTCGGCGTCGCCGGGCTGATCTTCGCGTACGGGCCCGACATGCTGTGGTACCCGATCGGCTACACGGTCGGGTATCTGGTGCTGCTGGCGCTGGTCGCGGCCCCACTGCGGCGGTCGGGGGCGTACACGGTGCCGGACTTCGCCGAGGCGCGGCTGGAGTCGCGGCGGGTGCGGCGGATGGCCAGCGTGCTGTCGGTCGGCATCGGGTGGCTGTACCTCGTGCCGCAGCTGCAGGGCGCCGGTTTGACGCTGACGACGGTGACCGGCGCGCCGGGGTGGCTGGGAGCGTTGCTGGTGGCGACGGTGGTCGCGGTGAACGTGATGGCCGGTGGGATGCGGAGCATCACTTTCGTGCAGGCCGTGCAGTACTGGCTGAAGCTCACCGCGTTGGCGGTGCCGGTGGTGTTCCTGGTGCTGGCGTGGCGAGATGCGGGCGCGCCGTCCCTGGACGGCTCGGTGCCGGCGGTGTTTTCCAGCGACACCAAGGTGACCGTGCAGACCACTGTGGACGTCGAGGTGCCGTCCCGGGTGTCGGTGGTCGTGAACGGCACCGTGGACGGGCATTCGGTGGCCGGCTCCACGGTGTCGCTGGGGCCGGGACCGCATCGGGTTTCCGCCGGAGCTGTGTTGGACTTTCCGGCTCACTCCGTTGTGCCGCAGGTGAAGGGCATTCCCACCGACACGAACGCGATGTGGGCGCAGCCGCTGGGCGGCGAGGGACACGGCGACCCGTTCTACGTCACGTACTCGCTGATCATCGCGACCTTCCTGGGGACGATGGGTCTGCCGCACGTGGTGGTTCGCTTCTACACCAACCCGAACGGCCGGCAGGCCCGGCGGACCACTGTCGTCGTGCTGGCCCTGCTCGGCGTCTTCTACCTGCTGCCGCCGGCCTATGCCGCCCTCGGGCGGCTCTACACGCCCGAGCTGTTGTTGACCGGGCAGACCGACGCCGTGGTGCTGGTACTGCCGTCCCGGCTCGTCGGCGGCACGTTGGGGGAGTTGCTCGGCGCGCTGGTGGCCGGCGGGGCGTTCGCGGCGTTCCTGTCGACGTCGTCGGGGCTGACGTTGTCGGTTGCCGGCGTGCTGTCGCAGGACGTGTTGCTGCTGCGGGGACTTCGCGGGTTCCGGCTGGCGGCGTTCTTCGCGGCCGTCGTGCCGTTCGGCGCGGCGCTGCTGGTCTCCGGGATGTCGTTGGCAGACGTGGTCGGGTTGGCGTTCGCCGTCGCCGCGTCGTCGTTCTGCCCCTTGCTGTTGCTGGGGATCTGGTGGCGGCGGCTCACCCCGTTCGGCGCGATCGCCGGCATGGCGGCCGGCGGGGGACTGGCGTTGGCGGCGGGGCTGGTGACGCTGCTGATCCCGCCGCGTTCGGGGCTGGTCTACGATCTGCTCAGCCGGCCGGCGGCGTGGAGCGTGCCGCTGGGCTTCGCGGTGATGATCGTGGGGTCGCTGCTGACGCCCCGGTCCGTGCCGGCCTCGGTGAACCGGACCATGGTGCGGCTGCACGCCCCGGAGGCGCTCGGGCTGGCCCAGGAGGAGACGCCGTGA